A single genomic interval of Nonomuraea rubra harbors:
- the dop gene encoding depupylase/deamidase Dop produces MTVRRVMGIETEYGISVPGQPGANAMVTSSQVVNAYLAASAARARRARWDFEEENPLRDARGFDLAREVADPTQLTDEDLGLANVILTNGARLYVDHAHPEYSSPECTNPRAAVIWDKAGERVMYDAATRASAIPSNAPIQLYKNNTDAKGASYGCHENYLMRRATPFADIVRHLTPFFVSRQVVTGAGKVGIGQDSRGEGFQISQRADFFEVEVGLETTLKRPIINTRDEPHADPEKYRRLHVIIGDANMSEISTYLKLGTTALVLAMIEEGFLTRDLAVENPVQALRAVSHDPSCRYEIAMRDGRKLTAVQLQMEYLEQARKYVEERGTAQDEMNKDILDRWESVLTRLAEDPMQLARELDWVAKLELLEGYRSRDGLAWSHPRLQLVDLQYSDIRPDRGLYNRLVARGRMQRLVTEEEVQRAVENPPSDTRAYFRGRCLRQYSESVAAASWDSVIFDIPGRESLQRVPTLEPLRGTKAHVGELFDRCKTAAELVSALTGGE; encoded by the coding sequence ATGACGGTGCGTCGGGTGATGGGCATCGAGACCGAGTACGGCATCTCCGTACCCGGCCAGCCAGGCGCCAACGCGATGGTGACCTCCTCACAGGTCGTGAACGCCTACCTGGCCGCCTCGGCGGCCCGCGCGCGCAGAGCACGATGGGACTTCGAGGAGGAGAACCCGCTCCGCGACGCGCGCGGCTTCGACCTGGCCAGGGAAGTGGCCGACCCCACCCAGCTCACCGACGAGGATCTCGGCCTGGCCAACGTCATCCTCACCAACGGAGCCAGGCTCTACGTCGACCACGCCCACCCCGAATACAGCTCGCCCGAATGCACCAACCCCCGGGCGGCCGTCATCTGGGACAAGGCCGGCGAACGAGTGATGTACGACGCCGCCACCCGCGCGTCCGCCATCCCCTCCAACGCCCCCATCCAGCTCTACAAGAACAACACCGACGCCAAGGGCGCCTCCTACGGCTGCCACGAGAACTACCTCATGCGGCGTGCCACCCCCTTCGCCGACATCGTCAGGCACCTCACCCCCTTCTTCGTCTCCCGCCAGGTCGTCACCGGCGCCGGCAAGGTCGGCATCGGCCAGGACTCCCGCGGCGAAGGCTTCCAGATCAGCCAGCGAGCCGACTTCTTCGAGGTCGAGGTGGGCCTCGAGACCACGCTCAAGCGGCCCATCATCAACACCCGCGACGAGCCGCACGCCGACCCGGAGAAGTACCGCCGCCTCCACGTGATCATCGGCGACGCCAACATGTCCGAGATCTCCACATATCTGAAGCTCGGCACCACGGCCCTCGTCCTCGCCATGATCGAAGAAGGCTTCCTCACCCGCGACCTCGCCGTCGAGAACCCGGTCCAGGCCCTGCGCGCCGTCTCCCACGACCCGAGCTGCCGCTACGAGATCGCCATGCGCGACGGCCGCAAGCTCACCGCAGTGCAGCTCCAGATGGAGTACCTCGAACAAGCCCGCAAGTACGTCGAGGAGCGCGGCACCGCCCAGGACGAGATGAACAAGGACATCCTCGATCGCTGGGAATCCGTCCTCACCCGCCTCGCCGAGGACCCCATGCAGCTCGCCCGCGAACTCGACTGGGTCGCCAAACTGGAGCTCCTCGAGGGCTACCGCAGCCGCGACGGCCTCGCCTGGTCCCACCCACGCCTGCAGCTCGTCGACCTGCAGTACTCCGACATCCGGCCCGACCGGGGCCTCTACAACCGCCTCGTCGCCCGCGGGCGCATGCAGCGGCTCGTCACCGAGGAAGAGGTCCAGCGCGCCGTCGAGAACCCGCCCAGCGACACCCGCGCCTACTTCCGCGGCCGCTGCCTGCGCCAGTACAGCGAATCCGTCGCCGCCGCCTCCTGGGACTCCGTCATCTTCGACATCCCCGGACGCGAATCGCTCCAGCGCGTCCCCACCCTCGAACCGCTCCGCGGCACCAAGGCCCACGTCGGCGAGCTCTTCGACCGGTGCAAGACCGCCGCGGAGCTCGTCTCCGCGCTCACCGGCGGCGAATGA
- a CDS encoding ubiquitin-like protein Pup, giving the protein MATKDTGGQKQTGRRESEVEETEASAAPDVQERQEKLTDDVDAILDEIDEVLEENAEEFVRSYVQKGGE; this is encoded by the coding sequence ATGGCAACCAAGGACACCGGCGGCCAGAAGCAGACCGGACGGCGCGAGTCCGAAGTCGAGGAGACCGAGGCGTCGGCGGCACCTGACGTTCAGGAGCGGCAGGAGAAGCTCACGGACGATGTCGATGCGATCCTGGACGAGATCGACGAAGTTCTCGAAGAGAACGCGGAGGAGTTCGTGCGCAGCTACGTCCAAAAGGGCGGAGAGTAA
- a CDS encoding DNA polymerase IV: MATRNWTLHLDLDQFIAAVELLRHPELRGRPVVVGGTGDPTQPRTVAATATYEAREHGVHSGMPLRTALRRCPDAVFLPSDPPAYEAASERVMAVLREFPVLVEVWGWDEAFLGATTDDPEALAADLQRAVRDRTRLDCSIGIGDNKHQAKLASAFAKPAGIHRLTTGNWAETMNHRPTDALWGIGARISKKLAALGLHTVAELAAADPAELARHFGPTNGPWYRYLALGKGEAEVVTTPWIARGHSRETTFPRDLTDRAELTRHLTALAEHVTQDAVDAGREITRVSVKLRTTPFLTRTRQSKLPAPTTDPALVTRTALGILDRHDLTHPVRLIGVAVEYTMPEG; the protein is encoded by the coding sequence ATGGCCACCAGGAACTGGACCCTGCACCTCGACCTCGACCAGTTCATCGCCGCGGTCGAGCTGCTGCGCCATCCCGAGCTCCGCGGCAGGCCCGTCGTCGTCGGCGGCACGGGCGACCCCACCCAGCCGCGCACGGTCGCCGCCACCGCCACCTACGAGGCCCGCGAGCACGGCGTCCACTCCGGCATGCCCCTGCGCACCGCTCTCAGGCGCTGCCCCGACGCCGTCTTCCTGCCCAGCGACCCGCCCGCCTACGAGGCCGCCTCAGAGCGCGTCATGGCCGTCCTGCGCGAGTTCCCCGTGCTCGTCGAGGTCTGGGGCTGGGACGAAGCCTTCCTCGGCGCCACCACCGACGACCCGGAAGCCCTCGCCGCCGACCTCCAGCGCGCCGTACGCGACCGCACCCGGCTCGACTGCTCCATCGGCATCGGCGACAACAAGCACCAGGCCAAGCTCGCCTCCGCCTTCGCCAAACCCGCCGGAATCCACCGCCTCACCACCGGCAACTGGGCCGAGACCATGAACCATCGCCCCACCGACGCGCTCTGGGGCATCGGCGCCAGGATCTCCAAGAAACTCGCCGCGCTCGGCCTGCACACCGTCGCCGAACTCGCCGCCGCCGACCCCGCCGAGCTGGCCCGCCACTTCGGCCCCACCAACGGCCCCTGGTACCGCTACCTCGCCCTCGGCAAGGGCGAGGCCGAAGTCGTCACCACACCCTGGATCGCCCGCGGCCACAGCCGGGAAACCACCTTCCCCCGCGACCTCACCGACAGAGCCGAGCTCACCCGCCACCTCACCGCGCTCGCCGAACACGTCACCCAGGACGCCGTCGACGCCGGCCGCGAGATCACCCGCGTGTCCGTCAAACTCCGGACCACGCCGTTCCTGACCCGCACCCGCCAGTCAAAACTGCCCGCCCCCACCACCGACCCGGCCCTCGTCACCCGGACCGCCCTCGGCATCCTCGACCGCCACGACCTCACCCACCCCGTCCGCCTCATCGGCGTGGCCGTCGAATACACGATGCCGGAGGGCTGA
- a CDS encoding ABC transporter ATP-binding protein, protein MITLHALTKVFPGGVRALDDIHLTIADGEFFALLGPSGCGKTTLLRTIAGLETPTGGTVRINGKDVTRLPPGDRDVAMVFQDYAIFPHMDVTTNIAYPLRIRKVPRAERTTRAAGVAARLSLTELLHRRPAELSGGQQQRVALARAIACHPTAFLFDEPLSNLDARLRLEARTFLKRLQRELAVTTVFVTHDQAEALALADRIAVMSEGRMIQVATPAEIFHRPATTFVASFIGSTPMNLLPARATTTALHVAGATLPLPEGVTAGDHLTYGVRPEYMTLSATEGPGAFPGVITVLENLGTHTLVTLEAPGTLIQAVVPEGEEPSLGTPAWATPRRALLYRDGTLHTTP, encoded by the coding sequence GTGATCACCCTGCACGCCCTCACCAAGGTCTTCCCCGGCGGGGTCCGCGCGCTCGACGACATCCACCTCACCATCGCCGACGGCGAGTTCTTCGCCCTCCTCGGCCCCTCCGGCTGCGGCAAGACCACCCTCCTGCGCACCATCGCCGGGCTCGAGACGCCCACCGGCGGCACCGTCCGCATCAACGGCAAGGACGTCACCCGCCTCCCGCCAGGGGACCGCGACGTCGCCATGGTCTTCCAGGACTACGCGATCTTCCCCCACATGGACGTCACCACCAACATCGCCTACCCCCTGCGCATCAGGAAGGTCCCCCGCGCGGAACGCACCACCAGGGCCGCCGGCGTCGCCGCCCGGCTCAGCCTCACCGAACTCCTCCACCGCCGCCCCGCCGAGCTCTCCGGCGGCCAGCAGCAACGCGTCGCGCTCGCCCGAGCCATCGCCTGCCATCCCACCGCCTTCCTCTTCGACGAGCCCCTGTCCAACCTGGACGCCCGGCTCCGCCTCGAAGCCCGCACGTTCCTCAAGCGGCTCCAGCGCGAACTCGCCGTCACCACCGTCTTCGTCACCCACGACCAGGCGGAAGCCCTCGCACTCGCCGACCGCATCGCCGTCATGTCCGAGGGCCGCATGATCCAGGTCGCCACCCCCGCCGAGATCTTCCACCGCCCCGCCACGACCTTCGTCGCCTCGTTCATCGGCTCCACCCCCATGAACCTGCTCCCCGCCCGAGCCACCACCACCGCGCTCCACGTCGCCGGCGCCACCCTCCCCCTCCCCGAAGGCGTCACGGCCGGCGACCACCTCACCTACGGCGTACGCCCCGAATACATGACCCTCTCCGCCACCGAAGGCCCCGGCGCGTTCCCCGGCGTCATCACCGTCCTGGAGAACCTCGGCACCCACACCCTCGTCACCCTCGAAGCCCCCGGCACCCTCATCCAGGCCGTCGTCCCCGAAGGCGAGGAACCGTCCCTCGGCACCCCCGCGTGGGCCACCCCCCGCCGCGCCCTCCTCTACCGCGACGGCACCCTCCACACCACCCCGTGA